TGGCCGGATAAAGAATTTCCTCAACAACATGATTGAGACGATGAATTTCATCAATAAACAAAACATCGCCTTCCTGTAGACTTGTAAGAATGGCCGCAAGATCACCTGATTTTTCTATAACCGGCCCAGAGGTGACCTTAATTTTCGCCCCCATCTCGTTGGCAATAATATAGGCCAGGGTAGTTTTCCCAAGCCCTGGGAACCCATGAAACAAGACATGGTCCAGCACGTCGTTTCGTGCCAAAGCTGCTTGGATTGAGATCGACAAATTATTTTTCAGGTGATCCTGGCCAATATATTGAGCCAAGTATTGAGGGCGCAGCGACACCTCTTCGGCAAGCTCATCTATCACACCCTTTGAAGTGACTATGCGTTCCTCAAAATTCACGCCAGGGACCTCAATGTCAATCGCAACAACTCTTCAATCGGTGGGCTCGGTTCAGCATGTGGAACACTCTTCAAGACATTTCTTAAGGCTTGCCTGGCTTGGGACTGAGGATACCCCAAATTAACCAGTGCAGAAATAACGTCACTGGCAACCTGATCGTCAACATCAGAGCCAGCTTGTTCACCATGTGTGGAATCATCAGGATTAACAAAGGCCTGGATTTTATCTTTTAACTCAAGACACAGCCGTTCTGCCGTCTTCTTACCTATACCAGGCAACTTCGTTAGACGATGTAGATCATCCGTGAGAACAGCGCGAGAAAAATCAGCAGGCGAAAGCGCCCCGACTATACCCAAAGCAACCTTGGGCCCA
This window of the Desulfobulbaceae bacterium genome carries:
- the ruvA gene encoding Holliday junction branch migration protein RuvA; protein product: MIACLTGSLLHKTPERIIVDCGGVGYDVAFCQSGLRHLPEIGGEVFVFIYTKVREDAIELFGFISREEKELFVVLLGVSGVGPKVALGIVGALSPADFSRAVLTDDLHRLTKLPGIGKKTAERLCLELKDKIQAFVNPDDSTHGEQAGSDVDDQVASDVISALVNLGYPQSQARQALRNVLKSVPHAEPSPPIEELLRLTLRSLA